The genomic stretch ATTTAGAGGAAATGAAAGAACCCACTGCCACAACAGAAAGCCATAATGTCTCTGTATGACATCATCATCCCAGTATATGGTAAGTCCCCCCAGAGAATTGCTGGtaaaatgaaaacctgaatataatGGCTGAGATTAACACATTTTACCTTTATTACAAACAAATCATAAGTAAACAGAATAGAGATTTTAGACGATCAGTACAGATGTACCATTAATGGAATACAACAGCAGGATTTATGTCCTGAAGATCTGTcatattgtgtgtatgtgcttagTTTTCTTTCCAAACATGCGCTTTTAAGATATTGGGTGATTTCATATAAATTATATAGGCTGATAATAACTAATGAATGGAACCATTTAATGTGAGGGTGTTCCATGGAGCGTAAACACCATGTAGAAAGATTTCGTGCACAGGGCCAGCCATCATGGAGAGGCGGGTGTGATTTCCCCTGCTTCTGCAGCAGCTGTGGGCAGCGGGGTGTATGGTCTGCACACAGTCACCCGCCTGTCAGAGAGATTAAGGAGCCTGGACCCTCCTGGATTTGTTCCACTGCTGTTAACGATCCGGTTGCCAAAGCACCAAATGTGTGAGCCCAAGGACAAAGCTGACATGCAGTAAGCATTAGAGGCAGTGATTGAACCAGGTCTGATTAATCGGTTCATTTTGTGAgttgtgtttctctgtgggatCGAGGAAGAGCATGGATATAATTTAGATCAGGGAAAATATGTTTAATTTAATTCACTGAAACAATTTTATTGTTGTGCCACTGTCCCAAAGATTGTTATTTTAATTATGAATGGACACATGAGGGGCTTCATGAAGGTGTTTTCTTTTCAAAACCAAGATCACATACAAAAGTCATTCTCTGTCATTCATTTGTAATGTTGCAGCCGAATCCCATGAACACACAGAGTGTAACAGCTAAATTTGTTATAAAGTACTTATGTGGCCCAAGACTGTGGCAGAAAATGTCTGTCGAGTCAATAATGGTCAGTATTTAATTAAACGTCATGAGCAGCAGTGATGTGCTCCTGTCCAACATACCAGAGAACAGATACCGTTTCCTTTTCTGCAGATGAAATAGTACTTCACCGTTAGTAATTAAAAATGTTGACAGTTGGGCTTAAGTGTTCTGTTCTGCGGGGCAGGACACAGCTCATCTGCTTGTTCATTTCAAGTAGACATTATAGGGAAACCAGTAAAAAATATTTGATTTGAAAAGATGGGCTAATGAAAAGACTTTGCAAGCCATTCTCTTGCCATTATTCTAATTACATTTTCTTATGCTTTATACATAAGCTTTTTAAATGAACAATAATTAATACCTTTCTTCAGTGGCCCGTTGTAGCTAAGACCTAACACACTGTCAAAGCCACAATTCtcaaaaatgcaaaaataatGTGTTTATCCTGAACAATGTTTTACTGATGTGTAAACTTCCTCCCTGGCATTTATTAACCACAAAGGAAATTGACACCTTTTACCACTCAAAGGTCATGACGCATTTACAGGAAAGCTTCAGGTGATGTATGTTCACTGAAAAGGTTTGTTTTCATAGATGCAGCAAGTCCCTGGGAGCACAGTTAGTATTTATGCCAGAATGACACCGGGCGCAATACTGCAGCAGCAGACAGAAGCTGGTTGATTAACATGACCCTGTTGCCCTCGAGCAGTCAGCAACCTTTGTTCCAACACAACACCAACCTTTCTCAAATGAGACCTCTGAAGGGTAGTTTTAGAAAGAGGAAAGGAGGAATTTTCCTTTAATAACTAGGTCACAGCTTCTCAAATGCATTCCTTCTGCATTGCTGTGTCCTATGGCTGAGACAACACCATGAGGTTTAATTATCGATACCTTAAGGTATATAATTTTTAACAAACAGTGGTATAATTATTAACACTCATGTATAATTTTCAACACCTTGAAGTATTATTGCTGATAACTTGAGGTATCATTGCTGAATCATTTTTCACATCATTTCTGATCATTTGTGGGGAATTATTTTTGACACTGAGGAACAATTTCAACAAGGTGAGATATCATTTTCAACAATATGGTATAATTAATACCTCATTCAATAAAGAGGTACAATTAAAATAATGAGGTACAATTCAATATTAAGGTACAATTTCAGACCCCCAAACTGTTTGTCTTAGTGCTGGAGATGTGGTCCACCCTTGGGAGGGACCACTCCTGCTCTTTTCTGAATGTGCACCTGTGCCTACAGGAAGAGGAAAAGCCAAAACAACAACCACTGGTGACATTAAACACCCAACAGTAAAACCTCAGCACTTCAATGGTAAAGCCACTGCCACAAAACTCAATTATTTAGTCTGACATTGAAAACCTCTTTAAATGATAAAATTTCCATTAATTATATCCATCATATTTACTAAAGCATGGTGGGATATCTGTGATATTTTCACTAATATTGTAATAACAATTTTTACTGCTTTTTATAGTTGCATATGTTTATTCAAGCATGGATACACACCTTGCTAATATGCAAACTGTGTAATATGTTTATTAGATCATGGCAATGCCCATTGTTAATATGGAAACTATGCAATATGTTTATTACAGTGTGGATATACACCTTGCTAATACACCTGCTATATAATAGGTTTATTACACCAGCTATGTAAAAGCTTTCTGCTGCATTGGACCACTTCCACAGAGCAAAGATATGCTTTCCAGCATATATGAACACCAAGTGCCTTCATGTCATGGCCTGGGGTTGTTTTCTTTGTGAGCACCAAATTTTTTATTTCGGTTTATTTGCCCCAAGACCTAAAGTAGGTCCGTGTGTGGGAAACTGCAATAAAAGAGAGAGCTATGAGAAAGGCCATGATTATTTGATTTCAGAGTATTAAGAATTAAATTATTGCCCTGAAGCAGGCTGGGGATGGGTGAAGTGAACAGGCTGGTAATAACTGCAAACAGCTGTCTTGGGTCTCTGTAGAACACAACCAGGAGAGAAGTGTCTGTGAATATACCACACTGCTTTTGTAAAAGCCACTACTCACTCAAAGCATATTATTTCTGCATTTTTTAAAGAGATGGGACAAAAATGAGATGTGTTCAGTTTATACAGTTTAATATTCTAAATGGATTCCACAGTTTCCTTTTCATCTGATTATTTtggacattttaaaagatgCAATGGTGTTCCCGCCACATTAGATTGAAAGTGAGTCTTCCAGCAGAAATAATGAACACACTATCAAGTTGATCATATTAATCTAATTCCCCAAATCATTTCAGTAGAAATTATTTGATAAATCTGTTCAGAGTTTTCTAATTTGTTTGCTTAAGATGTGATTGTTGAGATTGTATCCATGTAAATTATGTACTAATTAGGGTTACAAAAACCAAAAATACATGCTGGAAAAAATGGACTGCTTTGCAAGTATGCAATAATAGTGATGTGATATTACCTGATAATATAGGAAATGCTATTTAGTGTGAAAAAGATAagcaaaaaataatatttagtGTGAAACAGATAAGCAGGGCAATCCTATTATCTCACATTAAACAGAAGTGTTTCATACTAAAGGTCTGATCACTCAGCCTTGCGTTAAAGTAACACGTGGATGAAACACTCTTAGATTATACTACACTCCTACACAGTACTACGGCCAATTTTCAAATTTTcagtttttcatttttctggaATTATTCAGTATGAGGCTGTCAGACACATTTTCCAAATGTTTTACTCATTTGTGTCTTAACATTCAAAACAGGCATTGGCCTGGTTTCTTTTATCTATTATATTCATTGTGGTCATTTGACAGCAAAACATACCCACAAAATGTTACACTGATTCACTGGCTACAGCCTTTTGGAAATGTAATAGATTATATGTGTTTTAAGAAGAAGTGTCCTCCATATGGGTTAGTTCTTTGTGTAGACTACTGCATGAGGGGTGTCATTAGCTATGTTTCAGAATCGATATATTACAGTAAAACATTTTTAGCAGATTTGGCACTTGAATGGTTGCTATGTGAAAGGAATATTGATACTATTGTATTCAACAAAAGGTTGGTAGTATGAGTATTAGGTATTATGTGCTATTTTGTCCACAGTTTCTTCTGGAGTGGTCTAATGTGAAATGGCTACAGACTTCATAGAAATATGAAATATCTTAATAAAAAATGCAAAGTGTGTTTATGTAACAAGGGGCTTGAAAAAGATGCCAATTGCAAGTTGTAGTTTGAATAACACGAATACGTTTCATTTAATTAGCGCATTGAGTACTTAAATAATGAacgtggaacacacacacacacacacacacacacacacacacacacacacacacacacacacacacacacacgacagggATTAAACTCTGATTAGCGACAGTACAACAttgacacacattaaatacctacacacaaacaaggaACAAGTGCAACACATAATGAGACAACAGGTGTGacgactgaacacacacaaacacccatggaactacatacataaacaaaacTGCACACAATCATGTTCGAAGGGAGGTGTCAGGGCCTAAGATGTAACAGTTTAACCATGAAAAAGCTTATAAAGGAACAAAATGTAGTATTTTGAAAACAGTGTTGCTGCTGGGATCATTTAAATTGCTTTATAGTTCTTTAGAGTTGCTCTAGAGTTCTTCTGAGTtgctttaaatgttttaaataaggATGTGAAAATGATGCAAATCATTTTAAGATACATTAGTCATTTAAGTCTCCGATACAAGGTTTCCCTTATATTAGTACCTGACAAAAACTTTGCAAGAGATTTGCAAGCGAGTTTTAGCAAACCAGTGATATGTTTCACATCCAGACCTTTTGAGGATGGTGAAACTGAGGGTAGTGTATACCACCCTCAACAGAACCGTGAAGAGCCCAGTGAAGGGACCACAGCCGGCCCTCTTCTCATCACCACAGCTCACTGCTCAAGGAATATAAATGTAGATTTGCATTTAAAACAAATTCCACTGCTCACACTATTTGTCACTGTTTGGAAGTCGAAGCCAGCAAACGAGAGGGCGCATGtactggtgtgtatgtgtaggaaCATACCTAAACATTTACAATACCAAGCAATGTATGATCCTCAAGCCTATTTAAACattggcacttggtactgctacCAAGTGTGTTACATATTTCTGTGATGGtcccaccccccaacaccccccccccccccagccccactcccccccaaaatacaaaatacaaaccGTTTCACAGCAAATAATTTATTTTGAGAATGAATATAGAAAAAGTCCAATAAGACTGGAAATACATTTTTCCTTCTCAGAAACGAGGAACATCCCGATCTTATCTCATCTTATTTAGGCAGATTACAATGTCATCATGCAGATTTTGAATTCTGGCTGACAGTTCAGAGTACAGAATGTTCTCATCATGACCCAGTGCTGTAAATGTGACTAATGACACATAATcacatcagaatgtacagaaGAATTTGCATCATAACACACAATACATTTTTGTCTCCACTGAAACATGACTATGCATTGTAGCAACATCTAATTTTTGCCTTTATTGTATCTGTCACAATGTGTGTCATTTCAAATAATGAAGTATTCACATATTTGGGCTCTAATTGTGCAACTGCTCCAAAGCAACACAAGCACAAAATGTAACATCTAACAACAAGATTACCTGTACAAAAGACAACGTGTCCAATTTAGTTCTAAAGTGAACATTACAAAGCTACCTGGACGAGGTGAAGGAATAACATACGTAATGCCCATTCAGACCTCAGACTTCTTATGCCATATGACTGTAATCGTATGCCATACGATTGTTATTTTATGATAACGCATTTGGCACATTTAATACATGGGTTGTTTATATAAGAGTTATTCagaatgcatatttatagtattaAAAGGAGCTTGAGTATAATAGTGGGACatagcagggtgtgtgtgcatgatatTTTTGGGCTAAACCAGTATTCAGCACTGTtgtaaaaaaatacatatatatacgcAGGTTGAGAATTTCAGCTATACAATTTCAGCCTGGTAAACAGGGAGTAGGCTTGGTGATGAGTCTATAATACAGAACAGAAATGGGTTGGTGTATGGGTTGCTGTACGGGTTGGTGTACGGGTTGGCGTACGGGTTGGCGTACGGGTTGGCGTACGGGTTGTTTTTTGAGTTGTTGTAAGGGTTGTTCTACAGGTTGTTGTAAGGATTGTTCTACAGGTTGTTGTATGGGTTGTTGTGTGGGTTGTTGGCTGTATACAAACCCAGGGCACAGCCTGAGGGACAAGCTGCTTACAGTAGTACATTTTTTATTCTACAGAGTCCAATAAAACAGACAAAGCAAAGTAGAAATACAACATTTGTTTAAATACCATATGTGGAACTTTAAAGCTTTTTAAAGATAAATGGCCACCTAGCTTACAATATCAGTGTTCTTAGATGAAGAGATACTTGGTGTTAAAAACCAATTATAGAGCCTCAGCTCACTTCAGGAGTTGTCATGCAAGGTATTATCATGTTGTGGTAAAGCGCTGTTCACAGTTGACCTCAGTCAGAACGTCTCTTCAGACTCTTCAATGTCATTAATTTGCAACACGCACCTTTTGGCATGTTGCTCCTAGTGTGTAAGCAAAGCCAATCACAATCACTGGCTGAACCCTCCACTGCGTGGGTCAGAGACTAGTTGTGACTTGTGTGAGTTCTGAGTTCATGTCAACACTGGGCTGTGATGACATCTCCAGTGCTAGTCATACCTGTCGGTCGATTCGGTCTGCCGTGGGGCTGGACTGGGCCTCGCGCTGGGGGTTACGGGTCCGCGTGGAGCGTATGGAGTTCTGCAGGTCCAACACTGAGGGGCTGGGCATGCAGAACTCCCGGAAGCAGCGCTTGAAGTTCTCGTCCAGGAAGGCGTAGAGCACGGGGTTGAGGCAGCTGTTGGTGTAGCCCAGGGCGATGCAGAAGTGATACGTGATGGTCTGCAGCAGCGAGTGGGGAATCGTGACCAGAGCCTTGATGATAACGAAGATGTGGATGGGGGTCCAGCAGATGATGAAAACAGCCACGACCACCAGCACCATGCGTGTGATGCGCCGCAGGTTGCGATCCTTCTCCTTGGAGCCGGAGAGCATGCGAACGCTCCTCAGACGTAGGATCATCAGGCCGTAGCACACCGTGATGATGAGCACAGGCATGATAAAGGCGAAGATGAAGACACAGATCTTCAGCAGATTCTCCCAGTACCACGAGGGATGGGGGAAGTCCAGAAGGCAGTCAATCATGCGTACTGCTGtagaaataaaaaatacaatatgCAACAACAAAACAGATTAAGGTCATAGTAAATCTTCTTGCCAAAATTATGTAGGGATACATCCAATACAGTTGTTAAAAGGGCTTTCTCACTATGTCAATCATGCCAGCATGGAGATCCCTCTAGATCCccattatttcttttttattctCTGACCTCAACAAGACATTAATATAGAAACAATCAGGAATGCATGTATAACCACAAAGCAGAACAACAGGAAATGAtacattaaatcaaattactttctgtgattacacagagatttgcacacAGAACAGAACATTTACAGGTCATTGATTCTTTAGTGTCccaaattcatttaaaattgACATAAGGTCTCAACACTACCATCACGCTCATTCTTATTTGACACTCATTCTTATTTCTTATTCTTACATTTTCATTAAATGATTCCAAGAATTAAGCACTTCaataataaaacacattttgtcTGCTTCATCTGTAGCTGCCAATCCCTTCATTTATATATTGATTCATTTTCCGACTACAGAAAATATAAAAATGACCGTATTTCACTACATTCTGTATTTTACACATTTAGACAATGATGTGAGGTTAACGTACAGCTGCTGTGGTAGTCAAGTGGCATTACGCTGGTGGAGGCCATGATCATAACTGGTAGCGCAATAGCCGAGGAGAGGATCCAGTTGCAGACATTGACAATCTTGGCGTTGCGCGGGGTCCTGAAGTCCAGAGCTTTCACAGGGTGGCACACAGCGATGTAGCGGTCCACACTCATAGTGGTCAGTGTGAAGATGCTTGTGAACATGTTGTAATAGTCAATGGACATCGCTATCTTGCAGAGTACGTCCCCGAAAGGCCAGGTGCCCATTAAGTAGTTCACGCTTTGGAAAGGCAGGGTGCTCGTGGCCAGGGCATCGGCCAAGGCGAGGTTGAAAATGTAGATGTTTGTTGCCGTTTTCATTTTGGTGTACCTGTGGCGGACGAGACCAGGCAGAACACAAGAGCCGCATGAATGCTTTCAAGTAGAAcgcaaaacattttttaaggCACTGATCAGTGAAGTGAACATCACCGGGACTAAATATACAAGACTATGGGGTTCTAAATGGCTGTAGTGCATTTGGGCTGCGCAAACCCAAAATGGTGTTCTTAGCTTcaagtctgtgttggaacacaATACTTTTGTTTGTAAGTATCTTAAGAAAGTACAATTGTTTTGCTGATGTCTTCACTGGACATTTGCACATGTTTCAATGTAATACTGCAATATCAGCTGCAACCATTAATTTAATTGATCTTAACTGAACTGTTTAAAAATCTTAACCTTGTTCTGCTTTGGCTTCATCCACACCCCTTCCTCACACCTTTAAATGTC from Brachyhypopomus gauderio isolate BG-103 chromosome 15, BGAUD_0.2, whole genome shotgun sequence encodes the following:
- the oprm1 gene encoding mu-type opioid receptor isoform X2; this translates as MESGGNTSDYLYQFSNLAMSNSSVFCQNFSNVTLLDTNNTRCVRTDDLNKGSTPMIIAIIITALYSIVCVVGLVGNVLVMYVIIRYTKMKTATNIYIFNLALADALATSTLPFQSVNYLMGTWPFGDVLCKIAMSIDYYNMFTSIFTLTTMSVDRYIAVCHPVKALDFRTPRNAKIVNVCNWILSSAIALPVMIMASTSVMPLDYHSSLRMIDCLLDFPHPSWYWENLLKICVFIFAFIMPVLIITVCYGLMILRLRSVRMLSGSKEKDRNLRRITRMVLVVVAVFIICWTPIHIFVIIKALVTIPHSLLQTITYHFCIALGYTNSCLNPVLYAFLDENFKRCFREFCMPSPSVLDLQNSIRSTRTRNPQREAQSSPTADRIDRQV
- the oprm1 gene encoding mu-type opioid receptor isoform X3; amino-acid sequence: MVSCAEQPSESTLETRMYTKMKTATNIYIFNLALADALATSTLPFQSVNYLMGTWPFGDVLCKIAMSIDYYNMFTSIFTLTTMSVDRYIAVCHPVKALDFRTPRNAKIVNVCNWILSSAIALPVMIMASTSVMPLDYHSSSVRMIDCLLDFPHPSWYWENLLKICVFIFAFIMPVLIITVCYGLMILRLRSVRMLSGSKEKDRNLRRITRMVLVVVAVFIICWTPIHIFVIIKALVTIPHSLLQTITYHFCIALGYTNSCLNPVLYAFLDENFKRCFREFCMPSPSVLDLQNSIRSTRTRNPQREAQSSPTADRIDRQV
- the oprm1 gene encoding mu-type opioid receptor isoform X1; the encoded protein is MESGGNTSDYLYQFSNLAMSNSSVFCQNFSNVTLLDTNNTRCVRTDDLNKGSTPMIIAIIITALYSIVCVVGLVGNVLVMYVIIRYTKMKTATNIYIFNLALADALATSTLPFQSVNYLMGTWPFGDVLCKIAMSIDYYNMFTSIFTLTTMSVDRYIAVCHPVKALDFRTPRNAKIVNVCNWILSSAIALPVMIMASTSVMPLDYHSSSVRMIDCLLDFPHPSWYWENLLKICVFIFAFIMPVLIITVCYGLMILRLRSVRMLSGSKEKDRNLRRITRMVLVVVAVFIICWTPIHIFVIIKALVTIPHSLLQTITYHFCIALGYTNSCLNPVLYAFLDENFKRCFREFCMPSPSVLDLQNSIRSTRTRNPQREAQSSPTADRIDRQV